The Nocardioides panzhihuensis genome has a segment encoding these proteins:
- a CDS encoding VOC family protein, giving the protein MTHQLRFDHIGITVADIERAAEFFVGLGLEIEGRGLVEGEFIDTVCGIPDSRCEIVMLRPPGGETALELARFVRPDHVPGSPEAMANELGLRNVCFEVDDLDVVLERVAADGYGLVGGVGVYEDTVRMAYVRGPEGIVVSLTDRIG; this is encoded by the coding sequence ATGACACATCAGTTGCGGTTCGACCACATCGGTATCACCGTCGCCGACATCGAGCGGGCCGCGGAGTTCTTCGTCGGCCTGGGCCTGGAGATCGAGGGACGTGGTCTCGTCGAGGGCGAGTTCATCGACACCGTCTGCGGGATCCCGGACTCGCGCTGCGAGATCGTGATGCTACGACCGCCGGGCGGCGAGACCGCGCTCGAGCTGGCCCGGTTCGTACGCCCCGACCACGTGCCCGGCTCGCCCGAGGCGATGGCCAACGAGCTGGGTCTGCGCAACGTCTGCTTCGAGGTCGACGACCTGGACGTGGTCCTCGAGCGGGTGGCTGCGGACGGCTATGGCCTCGTCGGAGGCGTCGGCGTCTACGAGGACACCGTGCGGATGGCGTACGTGCGCGGCCCCGAGGGCATCGTCGTCTCGCTCACGGACCGGATCGGCTGA
- a CDS encoding ubiquitin-like protein Pup gives MAQEQKQPKKSSETEESVETAPETDVNERREALDSDVDDILDEIDDVLETNAEDFVKSFIQKGGQ, from the coding sequence ATGGCACAGGAGCAGAAGCAGCCGAAGAAGTCCTCCGAGACGGAGGAGTCCGTCGAGACCGCGCCCGAGACCGATGTGAATGAGCGCAGGGAAGCGCTCGACTCCGACGTCGACGACATCCTGGACGAGATCGACGACGTCCTGGAGACCAACGCCGAGGACTTCGTGAAGTCCTTCATCCAGAAGGGCGGACAGTAG
- the prcA gene encoding proteasome subunit alpha, translating into MSTPFYVSPEQLMRDRADFARKGIARGRALVSLQYADGIVFASENPSAALHKVSEIYDRIAFAAVGRYNEFENLRIAGVRLADMRGYAYDRRDVTGRGLANAYAQTLGTIFSSGGEKPYEVELFVGEIGDSAEDDQLYRLTYDGQVVDEHGFAAIGGAAESVGGYLKERYTQGATLEDAIRLAVAALGHTDTDDREIAAKDLEVAVLDRNRTQPRKFRRIRPATLVEILSSVTTKPQVEEAKPAAVEAPAEKTVEKAGENAGDKSAEKPVADSPLAPPAEDDGEPPIAPPLD; encoded by the coding sequence ATGAGCACACCCTTCTATGTGAGCCCTGAGCAGCTGATGCGCGACCGCGCGGACTTCGCGCGCAAGGGCATCGCCCGGGGCCGGGCCCTGGTCTCGCTGCAGTACGCCGACGGCATCGTCTTCGCCTCCGAGAACCCTTCGGCCGCGCTGCACAAGGTGAGCGAGATCTATGACCGGATCGCCTTCGCAGCGGTCGGTCGCTACAACGAGTTCGAGAACCTCCGCATCGCCGGCGTGCGGCTGGCCGACATGCGCGGCTACGCCTACGACCGGCGTGACGTCACCGGCCGCGGACTCGCCAACGCCTACGCCCAGACCCTCGGCACGATCTTCTCCTCCGGTGGAGAGAAGCCCTACGAGGTTGAGCTCTTCGTCGGCGAGATCGGCGACTCCGCCGAGGACGACCAGCTCTACCGGCTCACCTACGACGGCCAGGTCGTCGACGAGCACGGTTTCGCCGCCATCGGCGGTGCCGCCGAGTCCGTCGGGGGCTACCTCAAGGAGCGCTACACCCAGGGCGCCACGCTCGAGGACGCCATCAGGCTGGCTGTCGCCGCGCTGGGCCACACCGACACCGACGATCGTGAGATCGCCGCCAAGGACCTCGAGGTCGCGGTCCTCGACCGCAACCGCACCCAGCCGCGGAAGTTCCGCAGGATCCGGCCGGCGACGCTCGTCGAGATCCTCAGCTCGGTGACCACGAAGCCGCAGGTCGAGGAGGCGAAGCCGGCCGCTGTCGAGGCGCCCGCCGAGAAGACCGTCGAGAAGGCCGGCGAGAACGCTGGCGACAAGTCTGCCGAGAAGCCGGTCGCAGACTCGCCCCTGGCGCCACCCGCCGAGGACGACGGCGAGCCGCCGATCGCCCCGCCGCTCGACTGA
- the dop gene encoding depupylase/deamidase Dop: MSVRRVMGTEVEYGISVAGQPQANPMVASSQVVNAYATSTLKARRARWDFEEESPLRDARGFDMSRQVADPSQLTDEDLGLANVILTNGARLYVDHAHPEFSCPEVTNPLDAVRWDKAGEQVMLDASRAAARLPGNPQIHLYKNNTDNKGVSYGAHENYLMRRSTAFADIVKHLIPFFVSRQVFAGAGRVGIGQERPKHGFQISQRADFFEVEVGLETTLKRPIINTRDEPHADPEKYRRLHVILGDANLAEVSTYLKVGSTSLVLAMIEDGYITRDLSVDGPVSALRAVSHDPTLKTLITLKDGRKLTGVQLQMEYLDLAKKFVEERYGSDADYQTKNVLERWESVLDRLERDPMECATELDWVAKYKLLLGYRDRDSLEWDDPKLHLIDLQYADIRPEKGLYQRLVRSGRIERLLTDDLVEKAMHEPPTDTRAYFRGRCLEKYSENVAAASWDSVIFDLPGRESLQRVPTIDPLRGTKKHVGGLLDSSETALDLFNRLTGS, translated from the coding sequence ATGAGCGTACGACGGGTGATGGGCACGGAGGTCGAATACGGAATTTCCGTGGCCGGACAGCCCCAGGCCAACCCGATGGTGGCGTCCTCGCAGGTCGTCAATGCGTACGCGACCTCGACTCTCAAGGCGAGAAGAGCGCGCTGGGACTTCGAGGAGGAGTCACCGCTGCGCGACGCGCGCGGCTTCGACATGTCGCGGCAGGTGGCCGACCCCAGCCAGCTCACCGACGAGGATCTCGGGCTGGCCAACGTCATCCTCACCAACGGCGCCCGGCTCTACGTCGACCACGCCCATCCGGAGTTCTCCTGCCCCGAGGTGACCAACCCCCTCGACGCGGTGCGCTGGGACAAGGCCGGTGAGCAGGTGATGCTGGACGCCTCCCGCGCGGCTGCGCGGCTGCCGGGCAACCCGCAGATCCACCTCTACAAGAACAACACCGACAACAAGGGCGTCTCCTACGGCGCGCACGAGAACTACCTCATGCGCAGGAGCACCGCGTTCGCCGACATCGTCAAGCATCTGATCCCGTTCTTCGTCTCCCGGCAGGTCTTCGCCGGCGCCGGGCGGGTCGGGATCGGCCAGGAGCGCCCCAAGCACGGCTTCCAGATCTCCCAGCGCGCCGACTTCTTCGAGGTCGAGGTCGGCTTGGAGACCACCCTCAAGCGGCCGATCATCAACACCCGCGACGAGCCCCACGCGGACCCGGAGAAATACCGCAGGCTCCACGTGATCCTCGGCGACGCCAACCTGGCCGAGGTCTCGACCTACCTCAAGGTCGGGAGTACGTCGCTGGTGCTCGCCATGATCGAGGACGGCTACATCACCCGCGATCTCAGTGTCGACGGGCCGGTCTCGGCACTCCGCGCGGTCTCCCACGACCCGACCCTGAAGACGCTGATCACCCTCAAGGACGGTCGCAAGCTGACCGGTGTCCAGCTGCAGATGGAGTATCTGGACCTGGCCAAGAAGTTCGTCGAGGAGCGCTACGGCTCGGATGCGGACTATCAGACGAAGAACGTCCTGGAGCGCTGGGAGTCGGTGCTCGACCGCCTCGAGCGCGACCCGATGGAGTGCGCCACCGAGCTCGACTGGGTGGCGAAGTACAAGCTCCTGCTCGGCTACCGCGATCGCGACTCCCTGGAGTGGGACGACCCCAAGCTCCACCTGATCGACCTGCAGTACGCCGACATCCGCCCCGAGAAGGGCCTCTACCAGCGGCTGGTCCGCTCCGGCCGGATCGAGCGCCTGCTCACCGACGACCTGGTGGAGAAGGCGATGCACGAGCCGCCGACCGACACGCGGGCCTACTTCCGCGGCCGCTGCCTGGAGAAGTACTCCGAGAACGTCGCCGCGGCCAGCTGGGACTCGGTCATCTTCGACCTGCCCGGTCGCGAGTCGCTGCAGCGGGTGCCGACGATCGACCCGTTGCGCGGCACCAAGAAGCACGTCGGTGGCCTGCTCGACTCCTCCGAGACCGCCCTCGATCTGTTCAACCGACTGACCGGTTCCTGA
- a CDS encoding DMT family transporter, with translation MSSLSARLGLVQICLAGVLWGTGGLVLQIVRAITPMSVLTVSAYRMLIAAVVLLAVLAVIGRLSDLRLDLRTVVVGVATGLYQALYFASVVAVGVTVSTVVSLGIAPALLLAGEAIASRQRPTGRQLVVLATALTGLVLASAYAGSGAGGDRPVTGILLAIASGSAYALTTAIGRPLVQQRSPLLVTAGATGVGAVFLTPLALLGGGPLGSSSVTVWAWLVYLGVATMALAYGLLYAGLRTTRSSAATVASLMEPVAASVAAAAVLGERLAAPAVAGVVLILVAVAGLA, from the coding sequence ATGTCCTCTCTCTCCGCCCGTCTCGGGCTCGTTCAGATCTGTCTCGCCGGGGTCCTATGGGGCACCGGCGGCCTCGTCCTCCAGATCGTCCGCGCGATCACGCCGATGTCGGTGCTCACGGTGAGCGCCTACCGCATGCTGATCGCCGCGGTCGTGCTGCTCGCCGTCCTTGCCGTCATCGGCCGCTTGAGCGACCTTCGCCTCGACCTCCGCACGGTGGTCGTCGGTGTCGCGACCGGTCTCTACCAAGCGCTCTACTTCGCCTCCGTGGTCGCCGTCGGAGTGACCGTGTCCACCGTCGTCAGCCTCGGGATCGCTCCGGCGCTCCTGCTGGCCGGCGAGGCCATCGCGTCACGTCAGCGGCCGACCGGTCGGCAGCTCGTGGTGCTGGCGACGGCGTTGACCGGGCTGGTCCTGGCCTCGGCGTACGCCGGCAGCGGCGCCGGCGGCGACCGGCCGGTGACCGGGATCCTGCTCGCGATCGCGTCCGGATCTGCGTACGCGCTCACCACTGCGATCGGGCGCCCGCTCGTTCAGCAGCGCAGCCCACTGTTGGTGACCGCCGGTGCGACCGGCGTCGGGGCCGTCTTCCTAACCCCGTTGGCGCTGCTCGGCGGCGGGCCGCTCGGCTCGTCCTCGGTGACGGTGTGGGCGTGGCTGGTCTACCTGGGCGTGGCGACGATGGCGCTGGCGTACGGCCTGCTCTACGCCGGGCTGCGCACCACGCGCAGCAGCGCGGCCACCGTGGCCAGCCTGATGGAGCCGGTCGCCGCCTCAGTGGCTGCCGCAGCGGTCCTCGGCGAGCGCCTCGCCGCACCGGCGGTCGCCGGGGTGGTGCTGATCCTGGTCGCCGTCGCCGGTCTGGCCTAG
- a CDS encoding GNAT family N-acetyltransferase, with the protein MGTPEIRRATADDLDDLFSICLLTGASGEDATEFYDDPRLPGNIYAAPYIVLRLGLGFVAVDSEGVVGYVVGTPFTRAYELECEEDWWPALRVVNPDPGPDHDPNDWNARLRSLIHRPVRTPGELLSEFPAHLHINLLPRAQGQGVGKELIGMMLGSFHVAGVRGAHLGVSTANTRAIGFYQRLGFTTIAETESTLLLGVQWTGEMEE; encoded by the coding sequence ATGGGCACTCCTGAGATCCGGCGGGCGACCGCCGACGACCTCGACGATCTCTTCTCGATCTGTCTGCTGACCGGCGCCTCGGGCGAGGACGCCACCGAGTTCTACGACGACCCTCGGTTGCCGGGAAACATCTACGCGGCTCCATACATCGTGCTCCGTCTCGGCCTCGGCTTCGTCGCGGTCGACTCCGAGGGCGTGGTGGGATACGTCGTCGGCACCCCGTTCACCCGTGCCTACGAGCTGGAGTGCGAGGAGGACTGGTGGCCCGCCCTGCGCGTGGTCAACCCCGACCCCGGACCCGACCACGACCCCAACGACTGGAACGCCCGGCTCCGCTCCTTGATCCACCGGCCGGTGCGGACGCCGGGCGAGCTGTTGAGCGAGTTCCCGGCCCACCTCCACATCAACCTGCTCCCCCGCGCCCAGGGCCAGGGCGTCGGCAAGGAGCTGATCGGGATGATGCTCGGCTCCTTCCACGTCGCGGGCGTACGCGGCGCCCACCTCGGCGTCAGCACTGCCAACACCCGCGCGATCGGGTTCTACCAGCGCCTGGGGTTCACGACGATCGCCGAGACCGAGAGCACGCTGCTCCTCGGGGTCCAATGGACCGGCGAGATGGAAGAGTGA
- a CDS encoding SulP family inorganic anion transporter, translated as MPSTLPASSPSEPTVRAALRSPRLLRTEVLAGLVVALALIPEAISFSIIAGVDPRVGLFASFTMAVAISFLGGRPAMISAATGAVALVIAPVMRDHGYDYLIATVLLGGLIQVVLALVGVARLMRFIPRSVMVGFVNALAILIFEAQIAHMVDVPWLVYPMIAVGIAVIVGFPRINKVVPAPLVAIVALTAFTVVGAINVPNVGDEGKLPDSLPSWFMPDVPLTLETLQIIAPYAVGLALVGLLESLMTAKLVDDITDTHSDKTREARGQGIANIVTGFFGGMGGCAMIGQTMINVKVSGARTRLSTFLAGVFLLILVVGFGDIVALIPMAALVAVMIMVSVGTFDWHSIRPATLRRMPRSETAVMVTTVVVTVATHNLAIGVGVGVLVAMTLFARRVAHLTETDRKLVESADGRVTAVYRVTGELFFASSNDLYTQFEYAEDPDDIVIDLSDSHIWDASTVAALDAITHKYETKNKSVRIIGLNRSSADRHERLTGRLSSH; from the coding sequence GTGCCTTCGACCCTGCCCGCCTCATCGCCGAGCGAGCCCACCGTGCGAGCCGCGCTGCGATCGCCGCGACTGCTGCGTACGGAGGTGCTGGCCGGCCTCGTCGTCGCGCTCGCGCTGATCCCGGAGGCGATCTCGTTCTCGATCATCGCCGGGGTCGACCCGCGGGTCGGGCTGTTCGCGTCGTTCACCATGGCCGTCGCGATCTCGTTCCTCGGTGGACGGCCGGCGATGATCTCGGCGGCCACCGGCGCGGTCGCGCTGGTGATCGCACCGGTGATGCGCGACCACGGCTACGACTACCTGATCGCGACCGTGCTGCTGGGCGGGCTGATCCAGGTCGTGCTGGCGCTGGTCGGCGTGGCCAGGCTGATGCGGTTCATCCCGCGCTCGGTGATGGTCGGCTTCGTCAACGCCCTCGCGATCCTCATCTTCGAGGCGCAGATCGCCCACATGGTCGACGTCCCCTGGCTGGTCTACCCGATGATCGCCGTCGGCATCGCCGTCATCGTCGGCTTCCCACGGATCAACAAGGTGGTCCCGGCGCCGCTGGTCGCCATCGTCGCGCTCACCGCCTTCACCGTCGTCGGCGCGATCAACGTGCCCAACGTCGGCGACGAGGGCAAGCTGCCCGACAGCCTGCCGAGCTGGTTCATGCCCGACGTACCTCTCACTCTCGAGACGCTGCAGATCATCGCGCCGTACGCCGTCGGCCTGGCCCTGGTGGGGCTGCTCGAGTCGCTGATGACGGCCAAGCTCGTCGACGACATCACCGACACCCACTCCGACAAGACCCGCGAGGCACGCGGCCAGGGCATCGCGAACATCGTCACCGGCTTCTTCGGCGGCATGGGCGGCTGCGCGATGATCGGCCAGACGATGATCAACGTGAAGGTCTCCGGGGCACGGACCCGTCTGTCCACCTTCCTCGCCGGTGTCTTCCTGCTCATCCTCGTCGTCGGGTTCGGCGACATCGTGGCGCTGATCCCGATGGCGGCCCTGGTCGCGGTGATGATCATGGTCTCGGTCGGCACCTTCGACTGGCACTCGATCCGCCCGGCCACGCTGCGCCGGATGCCGCGCTCGGAGACGGCGGTGATGGTCACGACCGTCGTGGTCACCGTCGCGACCCACAACCTCGCCATCGGTGTCGGCGTCGGCGTCCTGGTCGCGATGACGCTCTTCGCCCGCCGGGTCGCCCACCTGACCGAGACCGACCGCAAGCTGGTCGAGAGCGCCGACGGCCGGGTCACCGCCGTCTACCGGGTCACCGGTGAGCTCTTCTTCGCCTCCAGCAACGACCTCTACACCCAGTTCGAGTACGCCGAGGACCCCGACGACATCGTCATCGACCTCTCCGACTCCCACATCTGGGATGCCTCGACGGTCGCCGCGCTCGACGCGATCACCCACAAGTACGAGACCAAGAACAAGTCCGTACGCATCATCGGCCTGAACCGGTCCAGCGCCGATCGCCACGAACGGCTCACCGGCCGGCTCAGCAGCCACTGA
- the pafA gene encoding Pup--protein ligase, whose product MDRRIFGIENEYGVTCTFRGQRRLSPDEVARYLFRKVVSWGRSSNVFLRNGARLYLDVGSHPEYATPECDDVTSVVTHDKAGERILEGLLLDAEQRLHDEGIAGDIYLFKNNTDSAGNSYGCHENYMVSRAGEFSKLADVLIPFLVTRQLIVGAGKVTHTPRGAGFAVSQRAEHIWEGVSSATTRSRPIINTRDEPHADAEKYRRLHVIVGDSNMSETTTMLKIASCHLVLRMIEEGVVMRDMTMENPIRAIREIAHDLTGRRKVRLANGREASALDIQNEYLSKAREFVDRREITDPTMLAALDLWERGLKAIESDDLSLVDREIDWVIKWKLIDRYRAKHGLPLGHARVAQLDLAYHDIHRNRGLYYLLEKKGAVKRATTDLKIFEAKSVPPQTTRARLRGEFIKKAQERRRDFTVDWVHLKLNDQAQRTVLCKDPLKAYDERVQRLIDGM is encoded by the coding sequence ATGGACAGGCGCATCTTCGGCATCGAGAACGAGTACGGCGTGACCTGCACGTTCCGCGGCCAGCGGCGGCTGAGCCCGGACGAGGTGGCCCGCTACCTCTTCCGCAAGGTGGTGAGCTGGGGGCGCAGCTCGAACGTGTTCCTCAGGAACGGCGCGAGGCTCTATCTCGACGTCGGCTCCCACCCCGAGTACGCCACGCCCGAGTGTGACGACGTGACCTCGGTCGTCACCCACGACAAGGCGGGGGAGCGGATCCTGGAGGGGCTGCTCCTCGATGCCGAGCAGCGGCTGCACGACGAGGGCATCGCCGGCGACATCTATCTCTTCAAGAACAACACCGACTCGGCCGGCAACTCCTACGGGTGCCACGAGAACTACATGGTCAGCCGGGCGGGGGAGTTCTCCAAGCTCGCCGACGTGCTCATCCCGTTCCTGGTGACCCGCCAGCTCATCGTCGGCGCCGGCAAGGTCACCCACACCCCGCGCGGGGCCGGGTTCGCGGTCTCGCAACGTGCCGAGCACATCTGGGAGGGCGTCTCCAGTGCGACCACCCGCTCCCGACCGATCATCAACACGCGCGACGAGCCGCACGCGGATGCCGAGAAGTACCGGCGACTCCATGTCATCGTCGGTGACTCGAACATGTCCGAGACCACCACGATGCTCAAGATCGCGAGCTGCCACCTGGTGCTGCGGATGATCGAGGAGGGCGTCGTCATGCGTGACATGACGATGGAGAACCCGATCCGGGCCATCCGCGAGATCGCCCACGACCTGACCGGCCGTCGCAAGGTGCGGCTGGCCAACGGTCGCGAGGCCAGCGCCCTCGACATCCAGAACGAGTACCTGAGCAAGGCGCGTGAGTTCGTCGACCGCCGTGAGATCACCGACCCGACCATGCTCGCCGCCCTCGATCTGTGGGAGCGCGGGCTGAAGGCGATCGAGTCTGACGACCTGTCCTTGGTCGACCGCGAGATCGACTGGGTGATCAAGTGGAAGCTGATCGATCGATACCGCGCCAAGCACGGCCTTCCGCTGGGCCATGCGCGGGTCGCCCAGCTCGACCTCGCCTACCACGACATCCACCGCAACCGCGGCCTCTACTACCTGCTGGAGAAGAAGGGTGCGGTCAAGCGGGCCACCACGGACCTGAAGATCTTCGAGGCCAAGTCCGTGCCCCCGCAGACCACCCGCGCGCGGCTGCGCGGTGAGTTCATCAAGAAGGCCCAGGAGCGCCGCCGCGACTTCACCGTCGACTGGGTCCACCTCAAGCTCAACGACCAGGCCCAGCGCACCGTGCTCTGCAAGGACCCGCTGAAGGCCTACGACGAGCGGGTCCAGCGGCTCATCGACGGCATGTAA
- the prcB gene encoding proteasome subunit beta → MSESRIPAAFMTPGTSSFADFLTAQSPELLPRHDGVPGNLSDIAPHGTTIVAATFPGGVIIAGDRRATQGNLIAERDMRKVFPSDEYSAVGIAGSAGIAVELVKLFQTELEHYEKIEGTTLSIEGKASRLSALVRGNLAMAMQGLVVVPLFVGFDPDAEKGRIYGYDPTGGRFEQTGYTGVGSGSLFAKGSLKKLYRPDLDEAGLVAVLIQALYDAADDDSATGGPDLSRRLFPLVHVITADGGRTLPDAEVAAVAENVIAGRLQRPDGPIAELEAK, encoded by the coding sequence ATGTCGGAATCCCGTATCCCGGCCGCCTTCATGACGCCGGGCACCTCGTCCTTTGCCGATTTCTTGACGGCGCAGTCCCCAGAGCTGCTCCCGCGACACGACGGTGTTCCGGGCAACCTGAGCGACATCGCGCCGCACGGCACCACGATCGTCGCGGCCACCTTCCCCGGCGGTGTGATCATCGCCGGTGACCGGCGGGCCACGCAGGGCAACCTGATCGCCGAGCGCGACATGCGCAAGGTCTTCCCGTCCGATGAATACTCCGCGGTCGGCATCGCCGGCTCCGCGGGGATCGCGGTCGAGCTGGTCAAGCTCTTCCAGACCGAGCTCGAGCACTACGAGAAGATCGAGGGCACCACGCTCTCGATCGAGGGCAAGGCGAGCCGGCTCTCCGCTCTGGTCCGCGGCAACCTCGCGATGGCGATGCAGGGCCTTGTCGTCGTGCCTCTCTTCGTCGGCTTCGACCCTGACGCCGAGAAGGGGAGGATCTATGGGTACGACCCGACCGGCGGCCGCTTCGAGCAGACCGGATACACCGGCGTCGGATCGGGATCGCTGTTCGCCAAGGGCTCGCTCAAGAAGCTCTACCGGCCCGACCTCGACGAGGCCGGCCTGGTCGCCGTCCTGATCCAGGCCCTCTACGACGCGGCCGACGACGACTCGGCCACCGGTGGCCCGGATCTGTCACGCCGACTGTTCCCCCTGGTCCACGTGATCACCGCCGACGGCGGGCGCACGCTGCCCGACGCCGAGGTCGCGGCCGTGGCCGAGAACGTCATCGCCGGGAGGCTCCAGCGGCCCGACGGTCCCATCGCCGAGCTGGAGGCCAAGTGA
- a CDS encoding MerR family transcriptional regulator → MTRRAAPEGAMQIGEVATRTELSLRSLRHWEEVGLLKPSGRSEGGFRLYTEEDVEKILVIRRMKPLGFSLEQMKAAMADIETLRASDPEIAGPAAAPEARERLVELRVEAGVRRQKLEQQLAMADEFIAILQREVR, encoded by the coding sequence ATGACGCGCAGGGCAGCTCCGGAGGGAGCCATGCAGATCGGTGAGGTGGCGACACGCACCGAACTCTCGCTGCGCAGCCTTCGGCACTGGGAGGAGGTCGGCCTGCTGAAGCCGTCGGGTCGCAGCGAGGGCGGCTTCCGGCTCTACACCGAGGAGGACGTCGAGAAGATCCTGGTGATCCGGCGGATGAAGCCGCTCGGCTTCAGCCTCGAGCAGATGAAGGCGGCCATGGCCGACATCGAGACCCTGCGCGCCTCCGATCCCGAGATCGCGGGGCCGGCAGCGGCCCCCGAGGCGCGTGAGCGGCTCGTCGAGCTGCGGGTCGAGGCAGGCGTACGCCGCCAGAAGCTCGAGCAGCAGCTCGCCATGGCCGACGAGTTCATCGCGATCCTGCAGCGTGAGGTGCGCTGA